The DNA region CCGCGTCGCCCTCCTCGAGCGCTTCCGCCGTCGTATCGTCCCCACCCGGGAGCGCGTCGGCGACGGTCTGGACGTCCGCCGGATCTCGTTCCGGGGCCGGAGCGAACGCCGAGTCGTCGGACTCGAGGAGCTCCTCGACCCGCCGCCTCGTCGATTCGCGAACGTTCGCGTCGACCACGTCGTCGTCTCGGACCGTCTGGTCGATCTCGAGGGCCGCGTCGCTGAGCCCGAGTTCGCGCACGCGTTCGCGGACGGCCGCGTCGGGATCCGCGAAACTCACCGAAATCTCGGCGTCCTCGTCGGCCAGTTCCCGGCGGTCGTTGACCCGGGCGACGAGCGCACCGCGCTCGAGGGCGAGTTCCTCGACGGCCGCGGGGGCGATCGGTCGGCCTTCCCCCTCGACGGTGACGATCACGACCGCGTCCTCGAGGTCGTACTCCCGCACCCGTTCCTGGACCCGGTCGACGCCCTCCCCCTCCGCGAGATCGACGTCGACGAAGACGAACTCGCGGGTGCCGGGGATCGAGCGTCGGCTGATCGCCACGTCGGAGTCGAACGTGACGAGATTGTACCCCCGGTCCTCACGTTCGCTCGCGCTCGCACGCTCGGTCGACCCGCAGTAGGTGACCCAGGTGTCGGCCACCTCCGCGGTGTCGGCCGCGTGGTTGTCCCCGAGCAACATCGCGTCGAAGTCGACCGACGCCTCCTCGAGGACGGTTTCGGTGTCCCAGTCGGCGTGAGCGAACGGTTCGAACAGCCCGTGACTCACGAGGGC from Natronosalvus rutilus includes:
- the mre11 gene encoding DNA double-strand break repair protein Mre11, with translation MTRVIHTGDTHIGYQQYNTPERRRDFLEAFDSVATDAIEDDVDAVIHAGDLFHDRRPGLIDLQGTVEVLRRLADAEVPFLAVVGNHEGKRDAQWLDLFADLGLATRLGPSPIVVDDVAFYGLDFVPRSRREDLAYDFDSIPDSAEHAALVSHGLFEPFAHADWDTETVLEEASVDFDAMLLGDNHAADTAEVADTWVTYCGSTERASASEREDRGYNLVTFDSDVAISRRSIPGTREFVFVDVDLAEGEGVDRVQERVREYDLEDAVVIVTVEGEGRPIAPAAVEELALERGALVARVNDRRELADEDAEISVSFADPDAAVRERVRELGLSDAALEIDQTVRDDDVVDANVRESTRRRVEELLESDDSAFAPAPERDPADVQTVADALPGGDDTTAEALEEGDAALEGGNAALEENDSDETAAVTEVAPEADETEPDDADTTSLGDFA